TTAAACCAGCTTCGCCCCTATCAACAAAAAGATATTGTGGTTATCTGCCGCTCAGGTCACCGGGCAACTACCGGTGCCCAGATTCTGCAGCAAGCGGGGTTTGAAAAAATACAGGTCTTGCAAGGCGGCATGATTGCCTGGCTGGACATGAGGAAGGCAAAGAACTGATTTAAGCGAGACTGTTCAAAAAGAGATACCCGCTGCGCTTGGGCAACAGTCTTTAATGGCAATGGAAGTGTTATGTTAGCTTCTGAAATGTTACAACAACCCCTGCGAAAGTAGCGGTTGTTATTTTATTTACTGCAAGGCTGATGTTACACTCTAAATGCTAATGCTGTTGTATGCAAATATCATGAGGCACATATAATATATCAAGAAGGGAGTGAGGGTGGTGAAGCTACTTTCTATTGGTATAAATGGTGCTGTCGATGAAATACGTGAAAAACTGGTACAGGGTTGCGGATCACTGGTAGAGGAAGGATTCTCAATCGCATTTGAGGAAATGAAAAGAGGCGGTTATACTTTTTTGAGTTGTAACGTTAGTGAAGGTGAACTGTCCTTCCGTAACTATGAACGCATTAAAAATTTGTTAAAAGATGATGCTTCTCGAATTTTAGCCAACTGGATTGTAGAGCATGAGGAGCTTAATATAGTAAATAAAATTATCGAACAGAATTATCATTATTTCAATCCGGATGAACGGCAATCTGTGCGGAAAAATACTCTCGCTACCTTACATAGTGCTAATTCCTGCGACAACTTAGGTTTTAGTGCTGCTGCCCGGCATAAATTAATACTCAATAGAATAATGGAATATTTAGATAATCACCATGAACTCGTAATGGAGGGATTTGTTAATTTTCGGTTGAAAGACTATCACCAAAAGCTATCTCTTACAGTAGACCGCGTGGTTGATGATTTTATGATGGAATTAGAATATAAAGAGTTTATTCGTGTCTTACGTTATTTTGTGGATGTTCAGGAGCCTAGGGTAGAGGAAGCCCATGTAATCATCAGTGGCAACGGCAACTTCAAAATATTGGATCAAAATAGCAACGCAATAAGCAATCAGTATCTGGATAACCTGGTACTAAAATCACAAAGCACTGCTGATATTAATGAAATCAGTCAAGAAGATTTACTGATTAGTGCGCTGATCACAATTGCTCCCCATAGTATAATTATTCACAGTTCAAGTCATGCAAGGGATCAAGACATCCTTGAGACTGTCAAAAACGTATTTGACGGCAGGGTTATTCTATGCAAAGGCTGCGAGATGTGCAAAGTGGAGAGCTTGACAAAGCGATAAAATTTGGTTATAATCGCTTGTAATTGATATAATCGACAATGGTAATGATGAGGACATGACAATATACCGAGAGGCTTTACAGAGAGAGGATGTCGCAGGCTGAAAACATCTTTAGGCAAACCGCCGTATTGTTACCACCTCTAAACTGCACAACTGAACTTTAATTAAGTTGTGCCGGGACTATTCCCGTTATCAAGCATGAGAAGGCCTTTATGGCCAAAGCAGGGTGGAACCACGGGTGTATACTCTCGTCCCTTTCGGGGTGAGAGTATTTTATTTTGCTTTTGATCTATTGTCTAAAGCTAAAGGAGGAACATACATGAGCAAGGTTAAAATTGTTCTTAAGGATGGGGCTGTGAGGGAATATGAGCAAGGCACTACCCTTGGCCAGCTTGCGGAATCAATTAGCCGTGGCTTGGCCAAGGCTGCCTTAGTTGCCAAGGTTGACGGTCACGTAGTGGATTTGAATAGTAAACTTGGAACAGATGCAAATGTAGAATTTGTAACATTCGAAACCCAAGAAGGTAAAGATGCCTTCCGCCATACTGCTTCTCACATTTTGGCCCAGGCTGTCAAGCGTTTATATGGTGATGTTAAACTTGGTATTGGTCCGTCTATTGCGAACGGTTTTTATTACGACTTTGATACTTCCCACACTTTTACTCCGGAAGATTTGGTAAAAATTCAAGCAGAGATGGAGAAAATCGTAAAAGAAGATTTGCCTTTACAGCGTATGACAGCCGGCAGGGAAGAGGCAATCCGGATGTTTGGCGAAAGAGGAGAAAATTATAAGCAGGAACTGATTCAGGATTTGCCGGCAGATGTTGAGATTTCTTTATATAAACAAGGAGAATTTATAGATTTGTGTGCCGGTCCGCACGTGCCGTCCACCGGCAAAATTAAATCCATTAAGTTGCAGAGTATTGCCGGCGCTTACTGGCGTGGTGATGAAAAGCGAAAAATGCTTCAGCGCATATATGGCACAGCTTTCGAAAAGAAGGCTGACCTGGATGCTTATATTACAATGCTGGAGGAAGCGGTCAAGCGGGACCATCGTAAGCTTGGCAAGGAATTAGGGCTGTTCAGTATTGAGGAAGAAGGGCCGGGATTTCCGTTTTTCCATCCTAAAGGAATGGTCATCCGCAACGAACTTGAAACATTCTGGCGCAAGCTTCATAATCAGTATCGCTATCAGGAAATTAAGACACCGATTATTCTTAACCAAAAACTGTGGCAGCAATCCGGACACTGGGATCACTACAAGCAAAACATGTATTTTACGAAAATTGACGAAGAAGGATATGCGGTTAAACCCATGAATTGCCCGGGCGGTATATTGGTTTACCGCTCACAGCATCATAGTTATCGGGACCTTCCTTTAAGAATGTGTGAGCTTGGCTTGGTGCATCGCCACGAAATTTCCGGGGCGTTACACGGTCTCATGCGGGTACGCAGCTTTACCCAAGATGATGCTCATATTTTCATGCTTCCTTCGCAGATTAAGAGTGAAATCAAAGGTGTAATTGAGCTCTTCAATAGGGTTTATGGCGTCTTTGGTCTTTCTTATCACTGCGAATTGAGCACCAAGCCCGAAAAAGCCATGGGTTCGGATGAGATATGGGAATTAGCAACCAGTGCTTTGCAAGAGGCGTTGGAAGAACTCAATATGCCATATAAAATTAATCCGGGAGACGGTGCATTCTACGGTCCGAAGATTGATTTTCATTTACGCGACTCTATTGGACGTACGTGGCAGTGCGGCACTATCCAGCTTGACATGCTAATGCCGGAAAAATTCGACCTAACTTACATTGGCGAAGATGGGCAGAAACATCGCCCGGTTATGATTCACCGTGTGGCTTTCGGAAGCATGGAGAGGTTTATCGGCATACTGATCGAACACTATGCCGGCGCTTTCCCCGTATGGCTGGCACCGGTACAAGTTAAAATTCTTCCCATCACCGAGCGTCATGCTGTTTATGCCCGAGACCTTGAAGAATGGATGCGAGGTCAGGATATCCGCGTAGAAATTGATGACCGAAATGAAAAAATCGGTTATAAAATCCGGGAAGGACAGCTTGAAAAAGTTCCATACATGCTTGTCGTTGGCGATAAAGAGGTTGAAACCCGCAGTGTCGCTGTAAGAAAACGGGGGGAAGGCGATATAGGGACAATGCCTGTAGACAAGTTTATTAATCAAGTTTCTGGCGAAATTAAAGAAAAAATATAGAATAACGACTGTTTGTGCTTGACTTAATTTAAATCCAATGTTAATATTATGAAGTAGTAAAATACGTAATCAAGTAGAAGCCATCCGCTTCTCACCTTACAACGCATAAGCTGTTCGTGAGGTTGATATGGATTGTAGCATTCTTTTTGTGTGCTATCGGGCGGGTGGAATTTTCCACTCGCATTTTATATTGCTTTATTGACTGAAAACTATTTGGAGGTGTGCGGCAATTAGCAAAGAAAATACTAATTTGAAGATTAATGAGGAGATTCGGGCTAAAGAAGTTCGCCTAGTCAGCAGTGCCAATGAGCAACTTGGTATTATTTCTTTAAGGGACGCTTTGCGTTTAGCTGCTGAACAAAACCTTGATTTGGTTGAGGTAGCTCCCACTGCCAAACCGCCGGTATGCCGGATAATGGATTTTGGTAAATTTAGATATGAGCAGCAAAAGCGTGAAAAAGAAGTAAAGAAAAAACAAAAAGTTATTACTGTAAAAGAAGTTAAAATTCGTCCTAATATTGAAGATCATGATTTTAACGTAAAACTTAAAAATGCTCAGCGTTTTTTGGATGACGGCGACAAGGTTAAAGCTACCATCATGTTCCGGGGAAGGGAACTCTCTCATCCGGAATTAGGCAAGCAAGTTTTGGTCCGGATGGCTACCTTACTTAAAGATATTGCTACTGTTGAACGTGATCCCAAGCTTGAAGGAAAAAATATGATTATGATTCTAGCTCCTAAGCCACACAATCCGTAGCTTAGCCTATAAATTTAGAAAGGGGAGATACCCATCATGCCAAAAATCAAAACCCGCCGAAGCGCCGCTAAACGTTTTAAAGTTACCGGCACCGGCGAATTTAAACGCGCGAAAGCCTTTAAAAGTCATATTTTGGAAAAAAAAATCGCCATCACGTAAACGTAATTTGCGTAAGGCAGGTTTGGTTAGTAAGTCCGATCATGAACGTGTAACCAAAATGCTTCCTTACGCTTAATAAGCATGTTTTAGAAAAGCACGCAATCCTAACCTAATGTTAGGAGTTTGGAGAAACAGACTCTAATATTTTTAATTCATAGTGATAACAGGAGGTTACGTACATGCCAAGAGTAAAAAAAGGCGTGACTGCACATAGACGTCACAAAAAGATTCTTAAACTTGCCAAAGGATATCGCGGATCTAAGAGTACACTTTTCAAAAAGGCCAATGAAACTGTAATGAAGGCGCTGTATTACGCTCGCCGTGACCGTCGAGCCAAAAAGGGTGATTTTCGTAAGTTGTGGATTACCCGTATCAATGCTGCCGCCCGTATTAACGGTATCTCTTACAGTCAGATGATTAACGGCCTGAAAAAGGCTGGTGTTGAAGTTAATCGTAAAATGCTGGCAGACATGGCTGTAAACGATATATCGGCTTTTAGCAAACTGGCCAGCACTGCCAAAGAACAGCTGCATTAATTGTCTAATATGTCGCATTAAAAAATTGACATCCGGGTGTTAGGATAAGCTGAGGTTAAGCGACAGCGTCGAAGCGTTCCTAATACCCGGATATAATTTCAATTTTTTAATACGTTCCATATAGAGCCAGCCTGTGTCAAACTCCCGGTAATACTGCCCGGGAGTTTTTGTATTTTTTTGTATAATATTATAAATATTTGGAATCACTACTATATAATTGCAGTTATGGCGTCTGTAAAGTGAAAAATTTGACTTTTTAAATATTTGCAGCAACTATGCTAGTTAAGCAGGTTTTTTCAAGAAGGTAGCGAATACAATATAACAAAAACTTAATGCAAACTTAACATTGCTTAATCCTTGCTTAATGTTCAAAAAACTGAAAAGGAGGAATTGCCATGGCTTTGGTAACACTGAAAGAACTACTTCAGGATGCAAGAAAAAGAAAGTATGCCGTTGGGGGATATAATGTATTTAATTTTGAGACATTAGGCGCAGTAATTGAAGTAGCCGAGGAATTAAAAACCCCTTTGGTGATTGGAATTCCCGAGCGTTTGTTCAAGTTTGTGGATGTTGATACTCTGAGTGCGGCGATGGTAAGAGCGGCGCTGAAGTCGCCAATGCCTATTGCGTTGCATCTGGATCATGGTTATACTTACGAAGGAATGATGAAAGCTATTCGCTGGGGATTTACTTCCATTATGTTTGACGGATCCTCATTGTGTTTCGAAGAAAATTTAAAACGGACGAAAGATATTACACGCATAGCCCATTCTCTCGGAATTTCTGTCGAGGGTGAATTGGGCTATGTTGGTTGTTATGGAGCTACGAAAGATATTAACGAAGAAAACTTGGTGAAGCCGGAGACGGCGCTTGATTTTGTGGAAAAAACCAAGATTGATGCGCTGGCAATAGCAGTGGGTACAAACCATGGAGCCTACCATGGCAGTCCGAAATTAAACTTCTCCCGTCTGGCTGAACTTAATAATAAAGTCAGTGTGCCTTTAGTTCTGCACGGTGGATCTAAATTAAGCAAAGATGATTATCAAAACTCTATACGATCTGGCATTGCAAAGATAAACATCGCGACCGATACTTCTTTAGTTGCCGGGGAAACTCTGAAAAACGAACTTGCCCAAAACCAAACAGCTAACTATGTTCATCTAATGTCCATCGTAAAAAAAGGGGTCAAAAACTCGATACGCAAGTATATGCTGTCCTTTGACTGCATCTCCAAAGCAATGTAATGTAGATAGTTCGGGGCAATTCGATAGTTGAGATCTTAAGATCCCTGGCATTCCCAGGGATCTTTTTTATACTTCACCGCCGGCTTGTTTAATTATATTGACAGCTTCCTCCACTTTAGATTCGGGTACAAAGGTTATCACGGAAAAGGCATAACCGCCGGCCATACCGTAACCGCGTAAACTAAAACCGCTGACAGAAGGATCTGAACCCATTAAAATCCGTGATGATGCATTGTCTTCATGGGAAGTATTCATCGAAAAGAGGGTTAAACCCGTAAGAGTTTCAGCCCGATTTAAAGCATCATTACGTTCAGGGTCATAAGCAACTCCGTAGCGGCTTGTTCTTTTCAGGTTGGTATCGGTAAAGCCGGCTGCCGCCAGTAAATCGACAGCTGCCTGAGCTTTGGTACTGGACGGAAAGTAGGAAATGACCGCTTGCTCTTTTTCTTGCATAATTAATCCTCCCTTATTCCAATATTAATCTTGAGTTACCTCTTTGATATAGTTTGTCCAAATTCATATAGACTTTGCAAAATACGAGTATTATAATTGGTGATGTGAATTTATTGGAAGTGGAGTGGAAAGTATTGGGGGCAACTTGCAAAGATAGTCAACTTGCCGAATGCAGCAGAGCGGCAATTAATCCTTCGGACAACTCGTTGTTCTTGATCGCACTGAAGATATCAAAAACTGGAGGAATTTGAATGGCCGAGATCATCACCAGTTCCTCCAATAAATTAATAAAACAAGTGGCATCGCTCAAACAGAAAAAGTATCGGGATGAACTAGGAATGTTTGTAACGGAGGGCGTCCGGCTTGTAGAAGAAAGTTTATCTTCCGGTTGGCAGATTAGCCTCTGTATTTATACCCCTTCCGCGGCAAAACGAGAAAAGGTAAATGCTATGTTAGAGCGACTTGCTGCTATGAATTGCAGACTGGTCCAGGTACCGGAAGAGGTATACGGAAAAATATCAGATACGGAGCAGCCCCAAGGTATTTTAACAGTGATAAAAAAGCAGTCTTTCACCCTGCAAGAAATCGTAAAATCGGTGTATCCGCTGCTGGTAATTCTAGATGGGGTACAAGATCCCGGTAATGCGGGAACCATCATTCGTACGGCGGATGCGGCCGGTTGTACGGGAGTCGTTATGCTGAAAGGGTCTGTTGACGTATTTTGCACCAAAGCAACCCGTGCGGCCATGGGATCCCTATTTCATCTGCCTATTGTGGAAGGTATTGCTCCGGAGGAGTTGGTGCCTAAACTTCACCAAAATGGTATACTTCTATACGTTACGTCGCTGGAAGGAGCAAATATGTATTATGAGGCTAATTTCCGAATGCCGGCAGCCATTATGTTTGGCAACGAAGGTAGTGGGATTAGCCGAGAATTGCTGGACATAGCTCAAACTCGGCTAAATATTCCGCTATACGGTAAGGCAGAGTCATTAAATGTTTCAGTGGCAGCAGGAATCATTTTATATGAAGCAGTACGGCAGCGGCGTCCTTGTAATTTGACTGTCCCTATGTTATAATACCTTTAGCAATGACCTGAAATTGCCAACGTAGGCAGAGAGGGCGTGGTCTTAGATGGTGGCCGCCGAATTCTTCTGGAGAGTCTTTGAAGCTACTGGTTCCATTGCTGCATATCTGTGGTACAAAAGATTAATGACGCAATAATTATAATTGAATATTATTGTACGATGATAGAGAGAGTATGTTTGTCTGATTCCACAGGGAGGATGCCTGCCGGAGATTGAGAGCAGCGCCGAATACAGTCTAACAGAAGTTCACTCTTGAGTATCCGGACTGAAGAGCATCTTGTGTAGGTCCGGCGTTTGTTCCCCGTTAGAGGAAAGTAAGCAATAAAATAGGGTGGTACCGCGAAGTACGACTTTCGCCCCTTAGATGGGTGAAGGTCGTTTTTTATTTGTCTAATATTACTATTGGGAGGCTTATATGGAAGAGCAACTGCGTTCGTTACGGCAAACTGCACTTAAAGAGCTGTCAAAGGCAAACAATATAGACAGCGTAAATGAACTAAAAGTTAAGTACTTGGGTAAAAAGGGTTTGCTGACAGGTGTACTGAGAGGATTGGGAGCTTTAAGCCCGGAAGAAAGACCGCGGCTTGGTCAAATTGTCAACGAAGTGAGAACGGAACTGGAACATAATATTTCCACTAAACTTGAGAAATTAAAACAAGCAGAACTTGCCGACCGCTTGGCCTCGGAAAAAATCGATGTAACATTGCCGGGACGTATGGTGTCTATGGGACATCAGCATCCTTTAACTTTAACCCTGAACCGTATTAAAGAAACCTTTATGCGAATGGGATTTGATGTTGCCGAAGGGCCTGAAGTTGAAAACGATTATTATAACTTTGAGGCTCTGAATCTACCGCAGGATCATCCGGCCAGGGATATGCAGGATTCATTCTACATTACTAAGGACTTTCTCTTAAGAACACATACTTCACCGGTCCAAGTCAGAACCATGCAGGCCGTTGAACCCAATAGTCCGATTCGTATTATTGCACCCGGTACAGTATACAGGAGAGATTACGATGCGACTCACTCTCCCATGTTCCACCAGGTTGAGGGGCTGGTAATCGGTAAAGGAATTCGTTTTTCTGATTTGAAAGGCACTCTCGAATTATTTGTGCAAGAGATATTCGGTAATAAGGTAAAGGTACGTTTTAGACCGAGCTTCTTCCCATTCACCGAACCCAGCGCTGAAGTTGACATTTCTTGCGTTATGTGTGAAGGAGATGGCTGCAGGGTGTGTTCCGGTACAGGCTGGCTGGAAATACTGGGTTCCGGCATGGTCCATCCCCGCGTACTGGCAATGAGCAATTACAACCCTTCAATAGTAAGCGGCTTTGCCTTTGGCATGGGTATCGAACGTATTGCTATGCTGGTTTATGGCATTGATGATTTGAGGTTGTTTTTCGATAATGATATACGGTTTTTACGACAATTCTAGAAGATGAGAAAAGGAGAAACGTTATGCGCGCATCGATAAAATGGCTTAAAGACTATGTAGACATAAACGAAACTCCCGAAAAGCTTGCCGATATGCTGACTATGGCAGGTATCCCGGTGGCCGGTATTGAGTATCTGGGGCAAAATATTGAGGGAGTTGTAACCGGAAAAATTGTTGATATTGCACCCCATCCAGATGCCGACAAATTATCAGTTTGCAGAGTAGATAGCGGCTCCGAAGTGTTAACTATCGTCACTGGCGCAACCAATATTCGCAAAGAGGATATAGTGCCGGTAGCAACCGTAGGGGCGAAACTGCCAAACGGCATGACTATACAGCCGGCAAAACTGCGGGGGATGATGTCTTGCGGCATGTTATGTTCAACCGACGAACTCAACATTGACAGTAAGATTGTCCCACCCGAAGCCCGCAACGGAATTTACATTTTAGCGGCTGAAACTCCTGTTGGCGTGGATGTCAGGACTGCTCTCGGACTTGATGATGTGGTATTAGAATTTGAACTGACCGCCAATCGCGCAGACTGTTTTAGTATTTTAGGACTTGCCAGGGAAATTGCTGTTTTGACTGGCAGTAATATAAAAAAGCCTATGCTCAGCTTGCGTGAATCAGCGCCGGATAAAGTGAATGGTTTGGCTGATATTCATATTGATGACCCGTCTCTGTGCGCCAGGTTTGCCGCCCGTATCTTTAGGGAAGTAAAAATAGGCCCTTCGCCTGTTTGGATTCAGCAGCGCATTCAGGCAGCCGGTATGAGACCCATTAATAATGTTGTTGACGTAACAAATTTTGTCATGCTTGAATTGGGGCAACCGCTTCATGCTTATGATTACGACTTATTATCCTGTCACAGCATTATCGTGCGAAATCCAAATCCGGGAGAAAAAATTACTACATTAGACGGAGTGAAAAGAGAGCTTGAGCCGGATATGCTGGTAATAGCGGATGCGGTTCAGCCGGTAGGCATAGCCGGAGTTATGGGGGGACTGGCAACTGAGGTTACAAAAAATACTCATACGGTACTCTTGGAAGCCGCATCTTTTAAAGGGACCAGTATTCGGCGCACCTCCCGCGCCTTAAGTCTCAGATCAGAAGCTTCCGGCAGATTTGAGCGGGGGGTGGATACTGCGAATGTAATAAGAGCTTTGGACCGGGCGGCCAAACTTCTGGAAGATATGGGGGCATGCAAAGTTTGCCAGGGAATTCTGGACGTATACCCTGGGGTTCAGCTTCCTAAACAGATTACATTTTCTGCGCAAGAGATAAATGCCTATTTGGGTACCGATATTCCTAAAAAAACCATGTTGGACATTTTCAAACGCTTAGAGTTCGAAGTTGATGTTCAAGGAGATTGTATTACCGTCACGGTCCCTACGTGGCGGGGAGATGTAACAGTTGCGGCTGACATTAGTGAAGAAATTGCCAGAATTTACGGTTACGATAATGTGCCTTCCACAACACCGGTGGGAAGCATGGCCAAAGGCAGCCAAAGCTATACCCAAACTATTATTGACACAGTTAAGGGTTTATTAGCGGGTATAGGATTTTCGGAGACGATGTCTTTAAGTTTTTCTCACCCTCAGGTTTTGGATAAATTAAACGTGCCTGCCGACAGCCGCTTACGCCGGACGATTGAAGTTCTTAACCCGATAACTGAAGATTTTCCAGTTCTCAGAACTACTCTTTTGGGTGGTATGATGGAAACAATCGCCAGAAACTTATCCAGGAAAAATGATGACTTAAAACTATATGAAGTAGGCACCGTATATTTGCCGGCTAGGCTTCCGCTAAGTGATTTTCCTTCCGAACCGGTAATGCTCTGCGGCGCGTTAACGGGAAGACGTCATGAGTTATTATGGAACCAATCAAAAGAGTCTGTTGATTTTTACGATGCTAAGGGAGCTGTTGAATGTATTCTGGAAGGTTTGGGTATTTCCGGATATCAGGTTTCCAGTGCTGAACATGTGTCGCTGCATCCGGGGAAAACTGCCCAATTTATCGTTGATGGCAATGTAATCGGCTATGCAGGGGAAATCCATCCTTCCGTTCTTGATGCTTTTGACATTAACCGCAAAGTATACTTGTTTGAGGTAAATGTTGAGGCATTGGAAAAGCACGCCAGCCTTATTAGTGAGTATCAGTCTCTGCCTAAATATCCGGCGATTACGCGGGATTTAGCCATAGTATTGCCTGACAATGTCCAGGCGGGACAGGTGGAACAAGCGATAATCAGCAGTGCCGGACCGCTCTTAACCGGCGTGCAATTGTTTGATGTTTATTGCGGCAAACAAGTGCCGGAAGGTTTCCGTAGCTTGGCATTTTCATTAACTTTCCGTTCAAATGACAGAACGTTAACAGATGAAGAAATTGATACCCTTCATAAACAAATTGTTATTCACATAGAGAATACTTTTGCAGCCAAACTAAGAGTATAGCAAAACACTGTTTACCATGCATGACGGGCAAGTATGCCCGTCTCAGGCTGTTGAAAAACTTCGCCTAGCGTCGTTGCTCCTCAGAGCCCTTGCTTGCGTACCCCCGAAGTACGCGGCGCGGCGGGCTCTTCCGGTGCGCCTAGCTATGCTCGCTTTTGAACAGCCTGGGGTTTGTCGGCAAGCTGTGACGGGCAAGTATGCCCGTCTTTTTCTCTAAATTAGGCAGGAAATGTATTTCCTGGGTCGAAAAATACATAATAGGTTGGTAAGAGATATAAGGTCAGGTGAAACGATGGCTGAGAAGACAAATAGAGTTACGGTTGAAATATTTGGCGAAAACTATGCGCTTAAGGGCAATGTAGAACCGGAACAGGTTGTACAATTAGCGGCAATACTAGATAAACGCATGAAGAAAATAGCCAGATCTAATCCTAAATTACCACCAATCAAAGTCGCTGTATTAGCAGCTTTGCATATTGTCGATGAATACTTGAAACTTGAAGAAGATTACATTGCACTTATTGACGAGATGAAAAAATAGCAGTATCATTTTGTTTGAGAACATGATGAATTACGGTATAACACTCCTGACAGTATGTAATAATAACATCAGGAAAGGAGTGGTATCGTGTTGGAAATTGGGGCTGTTGGGCAGGTATTCCTACGGTTAGTTATATTGTTCGTTGCTGCGTTGTTTGTTGTTAGGATAATGGGAAACCGCACAGTCGGCCAACTTTCCCCATTTGATTTTGTAATCATGGTAGGAATAGGCGATATTATTGTAGCAGGCGCTATGGACCGGAACCCCACTTTAATTGCGGGGGCAGAGGGTCTGCTTGCTCTATTGGTTCTTCAGCAGGTAATTGCATATTTGGCCTTAAAAAATACCACCCTCAGAAAATGGTTTGAAGGTATCCCTATAACTCTGGTGAAAGATGGAAAAATATTAAAAGATAATTTTAATAAAACTCAGTTTAATTTTGATGATTTGCGTCAGGAACTTCATAAAAAGGGCTTGGATTTTACTGATTTAAAAGATATACAGCTTGCACGTCTTGAAAGTTGCGGCGAATTCAGTTTGATCAGGACTCCCGAAACTGAACCGCTAACAAAGCGGGATTTTGAGAACTATATTAAAAGTATATATGAGAATCCCCTTAGTCTAACTGGCGAAAAGTGGGCGAAGTTTGAAAGCTTTATGAACGACGTTGATTATCTGGCAACATATATCAAACAGTTGAATCAAAATCTTCCTTCTCAATCAGACAATCAAGTTATCAAAAATATAAACAATTAAAAAATAGGAAAGACCTGCATTAACAAGGAGGAAGGGCATGCCCTTCTTCTTTTACTGTATCGACGGTCATGCAGTTGACATCTTGGGGATTGAGGAAAGGGTGCACTGGCTTTGGTTTGGCATTTAGAAAGGGTGAATCATTTGTGA
This window of the Methylomusa anaerophila genome carries:
- the pheT gene encoding phenylalanine--tRNA ligase subunit beta translates to MRASIKWLKDYVDINETPEKLADMLTMAGIPVAGIEYLGQNIEGVVTGKIVDIAPHPDADKLSVCRVDSGSEVLTIVTGATNIRKEDIVPVATVGAKLPNGMTIQPAKLRGMMSCGMLCSTDELNIDSKIVPPEARNGIYILAAETPVGVDVRTALGLDDVVLEFELTANRADCFSILGLAREIAVLTGSNIKKPMLSLRESAPDKVNGLADIHIDDPSLCARFAARIFREVKIGPSPVWIQQRIQAAGMRPINNVVDVTNFVMLELGQPLHAYDYDLLSCHSIIVRNPNPGEKITTLDGVKRELEPDMLVIADAVQPVGIAGVMGGLATEVTKNTHTVLLEAASFKGTSIRRTSRALSLRSEASGRFERGVDTANVIRALDRAAKLLEDMGACKVCQGILDVYPGVQLPKQITFSAQEINAYLGTDIPKKTMLDIFKRLEFEVDVQGDCITVTVPTWRGDVTVAADISEEIARIYGYDNVPSTTPVGSMAKGSQSYTQTIIDTVKGLLAGIGFSETMSLSFSHPQVLDKLNVPADSRLRRTIEVLNPITEDFPVLRTTLLGGMMETIARNLSRKNDDLKLYEVGTVYLPARLPLSDFPSEPVMLCGALTGRRHELLWNQSKESVDFYDAKGAVECILEGLGISGYQVSSAEHVSLHPGKTAQFIVDGNVIGYAGEIHPSVLDAFDINRKVYLFEVNVEALEKHASLISEYQSLPKYPAITRDLAIVLPDNVQAGQVEQAIISSAGPLLTGVQLFDVYCGKQVPEGFRSLAFSLTFRSNDRTLTDEEIDTLHKQIVIHIENTFAAKLRV
- a CDS encoding cell division protein ZapA, whose protein sequence is MAEKTNRVTVEIFGENYALKGNVEPEQVVQLAAILDKRMKKIARSNPKLPPIKVAVLAALHIVDEYLKLEEDYIALIDEMKK
- a CDS encoding DUF421 domain-containing protein, with translation MLEIGAVGQVFLRLVILFVAALFVVRIMGNRTVGQLSPFDFVIMVGIGDIIVAGAMDRNPTLIAGAEGLLALLVLQQVIAYLALKNTTLRKWFEGIPITLVKDGKILKDNFNKTQFNFDDLRQELHKKGLDFTDLKDIQLARLESCGEFSLIRTPETEPLTKRDFENYIKSIYENPLSLTGEKWAKFESFMNDVDYLATYIKQLNQNLPSQSDNQVIKNINN